One window of Marinobacterium aestuarii genomic DNA carries:
- a CDS encoding McrB family protein, protein MPLDLTQDETLKQALQAIEPRKKNPKWLAALDEFLPYVQQADLATRSSREFHQKLWEDNPVSGVGMGTVDITSALDDAGFRQWLAEASLAPLPETVEERVSHFKNLHNELATRLKDFSSRTPWVKIFRVLAAFFPRYFSTITYSRMSLECHKALFGPQGSRDSIVVQAELMIRLEQILGVCQDDFGELAERMTLPWYLYETHVYAASRDKETETTSQQGGIQLKPLPAMQRRKGFTSIRGGIATLLSAISFVETGVSREELMDHLRAEFPDLKESSLRTTINVLKNEFYVIQEKDNSFTPTTRGEVFLASNDPQELIPLIITRTLGVDHLLKLLQEDPSPSSELVLRLQQVNPGWTSDFGPRVILKWLKDFDLLQADSLGVYSLTEAGRSWAEQIDWEPESLPRNDAEEVPETLSPSVTLDIGALDQAALLEGVTGKTAFSRHIVSQLHIGLWAHPRRHFAILAGLSGSGKTLLAKRYGEALAAQYSETPSQNLFIQAVQPGWYDPTPLLGYINPLQPDTYVRPPLLDFLLRAAQHPDQPFTVILDEMNLSHPEQYFAPVLSAMESGDQLRLHNEGDAFDGVPDTIAYPANVAFVGTVNMDETTHGLSDKVLDRAFTLEFWDIDLTSYPNWGGHGLGVDQVKHTQDCLQALAEVLSPMRLHFGWRTVEDVLTYLALASKNNGYGFAVMLDDVIYARVLPKLRGSESARLHDTLQRTMAVLEEHGLSRSRAKVASLRNDLAESGMMRFWR, encoded by the coding sequence ATGCCCCTTGATCTGACTCAGGATGAAACGCTCAAGCAGGCGCTTCAAGCCATCGAGCCGCGCAAGAAGAACCCCAAGTGGCTCGCTGCTCTGGACGAGTTTCTGCCGTATGTGCAGCAGGCTGATCTGGCAACTCGTAGCAGTCGTGAGTTCCATCAGAAGCTCTGGGAAGACAATCCGGTTAGCGGTGTCGGAATGGGGACGGTCGACATCACTAGCGCCCTGGATGACGCAGGCTTCCGACAATGGCTGGCTGAGGCGTCGTTGGCGCCGTTACCGGAGACGGTTGAAGAGCGGGTTAGCCATTTCAAGAACCTGCATAACGAGTTGGCCACGCGCTTGAAGGACTTCTCCAGCCGTACCCCTTGGGTGAAGATATTTCGTGTACTTGCCGCATTCTTCCCGCGTTACTTTAGCACCATTACATACAGCCGAATGTCACTGGAATGCCACAAGGCACTGTTTGGCCCACAAGGTAGTCGTGACTCTATAGTGGTCCAGGCTGAGCTAATGATCCGTCTTGAGCAGATCCTGGGCGTTTGCCAAGACGACTTTGGTGAGCTGGCGGAACGGATGACGCTGCCATGGTATCTATACGAAACCCATGTTTACGCCGCCAGTCGTGACAAGGAGACCGAAACCACCAGCCAGCAGGGAGGCATTCAACTCAAGCCGCTGCCGGCAATGCAACGCCGCAAGGGCTTCACCAGCATCAGGGGCGGTATAGCGACGCTGCTGAGTGCGATCAGCTTTGTGGAGACGGGGGTCAGTCGTGAGGAGCTGATGGATCATCTGCGAGCGGAATTTCCGGACCTGAAAGAGAGCTCTCTGCGTACCACTATCAACGTACTCAAGAACGAGTTCTACGTGATTCAGGAAAAGGACAACTCTTTCACGCCGACTACTCGGGGCGAGGTCTTTCTGGCGTCGAACGATCCACAGGAGCTGATACCGCTGATCATCACACGGACGCTGGGGGTCGATCATCTGCTGAAGTTGTTGCAGGAAGATCCCAGCCCTTCTTCTGAGCTGGTACTGAGGTTGCAGCAGGTCAATCCTGGCTGGACATCCGATTTCGGGCCCAGGGTCATTCTAAAATGGTTGAAGGACTTCGATTTGCTGCAGGCCGACAGCCTTGGGGTCTACAGCCTTACCGAGGCAGGCCGTTCCTGGGCCGAGCAGATAGACTGGGAACCCGAAAGCCTGCCACGCAATGATGCTGAAGAGGTGCCTGAAACGCTGTCTCCGAGCGTAACACTCGACATCGGGGCACTTGACCAGGCTGCTCTGCTTGAGGGCGTCACAGGTAAGACGGCATTCTCAAGGCATATCGTAAGCCAGCTGCATATCGGCCTTTGGGCACATCCCCGGCGTCACTTTGCAATCCTGGCGGGGTTGTCCGGTTCCGGCAAGACGCTGCTGGCAAAGCGCTATGGCGAGGCCCTTGCTGCGCAGTACTCTGAGACGCCCTCGCAGAACCTGTTTATCCAGGCCGTGCAGCCCGGCTGGTACGACCCGACGCCGCTCCTTGGCTATATCAACCCGCTGCAGCCAGACACCTATGTGCGCCCGCCGCTGCTCGACTTTCTGCTGCGTGCAGCACAGCACCCGGATCAGCCCTTTACGGTAATTCTGGACGAGATGAACCTCTCCCACCCCGAGCAGTATTTCGCGCCGGTGCTGTCGGCGATGGAGTCGGGCGACCAGCTGAGGCTGCACAACGAAGGTGATGCGTTCGATGGCGTACCCGATACCATCGCCTACCCGGCCAATGTAGCTTTTGTCGGTACCGTCAATATGGATGAAACTACCCATGGCCTGTCGGACAAGGTGCTGGACCGGGCATTTACGCTGGAATTCTGGGATATCGACCTCACCAGCTATCCAAACTGGGGAGGTCATGGCCTGGGGGTTGATCAGGTCAAGCATACCCAGGACTGCCTGCAGGCCCTGGCAGAGGTGCTGTCCCCCATGCGGCTGCATTTCGGCTGGCGTACTGTCGAAGACGTGCTGACCTACCTTGCATTAGCGAGCAAGAACAATGGCTATGGCTTTGCGGTCATGCTGGACGATGTGATCTACGCCCGGGTGTTGCCGAAGCTGAGAGGATCGGAAAGCGCACGACTGCACGATACCCTGCAGCGCACGATGGCGGTGCTGGAGGAGCATGGCCTGAGTCGGAGCAGGGCCAAGGTAGCTAGCCTCAGGAACGACCTGGCAGAATCCGGCATGATGCGGTTCTGGCGGTGA